CGGGTGAGCCCGTGCAGGGCCCGGCTCGTGCGCTCGTCGTCCGGGCGCTTCACCAGCAGGGCGCCGTCCTCGCCGCGCTCGACGACGATCGGCTCGGCGACGGTGTGCTCCAGGGTGCCCTTGGGCCCCTTGACCTGGATGTGCTGACCGTCGATGGTCACCTCGACCCCGGAGGGGACGGCGACCGGCAGCTTTCCGATGCGTGACATGTCTGTGCCCCCTCCCTTACCAGACGTAGGCGAGGACTTCGCCGCCCACGTTGTTGCGCTTGGCCTGCCGGTCGGTCTGCAGGCCACCGGACGTCGAGATGATCGCGACGCCGAGGCCACCCAGCACGGACGGCAGTTCGGTCGATTTTGCGTACACCCGCAGACCCGGCTTGGACACCCGCCGGAGACCGGCGATGCTGCGCTCCCGGTTGGGGCCGTACTTCAGCTCGACGACCAGGTTCTTGTGCTTCTCACCCGGCTCGTCGCGGTAGCTCGCGATGTAGCCCTCGCGCTTGAGGATCTCGGCGATGTTCGCCTTGATCTTCGAGTGCGGAAGCACGACCTCGTCGTGGTAGGCCGAGTTCGCGTTGCGCAGACGGGTCAAGAAGTCTGCGATGGGGTCGGTCATCGTCATGGTGACCTGTCAACCTTTCTCGCCTGGTTCCCCACCCCTGCCCTGGGTCGGCAGCGGTGGGGCCTGTGGCGAACTGGGAAATAGAGTTTCGAGCCTTACCAGCTGGACTTGCGGACACCGGGCAGTTCGCCCGCGTGCGCCATCTCCCGGAGGCAGATCCGGCACAGCCCGAACTTGCGGAACACCGAGTGCGGACGCCCGCACCGGTTGCAGCGGGTGTAGCCGCGCACCGCGAACTTCGGCTTCCGCGCGGCCTTGCTGATCAGCGCTTTCTTGGCCATCGGCTCAGTTCTCCTTGAACGGGAAGCCGAGCTTGCGCAGCAGCGCCCGGCCCTCGTCGTCGGTGGTGGCAGTGGTGACGACGGTGACGTCCATACCGCGCGGACGGTCGATGTCGTCGGGGTTGATCTCGTGGAACATCGACTGCTCGTTGAGACCGAACGTGTAGTTGCCGTTGCCGTCGAACTGCTTGGCCGACAGGCCGCGGAAGTCGCGGATCCGGGGCAGCGCGATGGTCAGCAGCCGGTCGAGGAACTCCCACATCCGGTCGCCGCGCAGCGTGACGCGCGCACCGATCGGCTGGCCCTCGCGCAGCTTGAACTGCGCGATGGACTTGCGGGCCTTCCGGACCTCCGGCTTCTGGCCGGTGATCAGGGAGAGGTCGCGGACCGCGCCCTCGATCAGCTTGCTGTCGCGGGCGGCGTCCCCGACACCCATGTTCACGACGACCTTCACGACGCCGGGAATCTGGTGCACGTTGGGGATGGCGAACTCCTTCTGGAGCTCACCCTTGATCTCTTCGCGGTACCGGGTCTTCAGACGCGGCACGATCTTCTCTGCGGTGGTCATGTCAGATGTCCTTGCCGTTCCGGCGCGAGACCCGGACCTTCTTGCCGTCCTCGCCGATGCGGTAACCCACCCGGGTCGGCTTGCCGTCCGAGTCCACGACCATCACGTTCGACACGTGGATGGGCGCCTCCTGGGTCACGATGCCACCGGACTGCGCGCCACGCTGGGTCTGGCTGATCCGGGTGTGCTTCTTGATCCGGTTCACGCCCTCGACCAGCACTCGCTCGCGCTCCGGGTAGGCCTGGATGACCTTGCCCTTGGCACCCTTGTCCTTGCCGGCGATGACGACGACCGTGTCGCCTTTCTTCACCTTCATCACAGCACCTCCGGCGCGAGCGAAATGATCTTCATGAACTTTCGGTCGCGCAGCTCGCGGCCCACCGGGCCGAAGATGCGGGTGCCCCGGGGCTCGTTGTCGTTCTTGATGAGCACGGCGGCGTTCTCGTCGAAGCGGATGTACGAGCCATCGGCCCGACGCCGCTCCTTCACCGTGCGGACGATGACGGCCTTGACGACGTCGCCCTTCTTCACCCCGGCAGCCGGGATGGCGTCCTTCACGGTGGCGACGATGATGTCACCGATGCCGGCGTAGCGCCGCCCGGACCCGCCGAGAACGCGGATGCAGAGGATTTCCTTCGCACCCGTGTTGTCGGCAACCCGAAGCCGCGACTCCTGCTGGATCACGTCAACTCCTGTATGTCGCGCTGGTTCTCACGTGGTGAATCGACACCGTCGCGAGCCTTGCGGAACCAAGAGCTCCCGGGAAAACCCGAAGAGCCCTGCTTACTTGGCCTTCTCCACGACCTGCACCAGGCGCCAGCGCTTCGTCGCCGACAGCGGCCGGGTCTCCATCAGGCTGACCCGGTCGCCCACGCCCGCCTCGTTGTTCTCGTCGTGCACCTTGACCTTGGTGGTGCTGCGGAGAACCTTCGCGTAACGCGGGTGCTTCTTGCGGTCCTCGAGCTCGACCACGATCGTCTTGTCCATCTTGTCCGAGACGACGTAGCCCTCGCGCACCTTGCGGTAGTTGCGCACGACCTTCTCGGTGGTGGGCTCGCTCATGCGGCACCTTCACTCTCGGTGTCGGGGGCCACGGACAGGCCGAGCTCACGCTCACGCATGACCGTGTAGATCCGCGCGATGTCCGAACGGACGGTGCGCAGCCGACGGTTGTTGTCCAGCTGCCCGGTGGCCATCTGGAACCGGAGGTTGAACAGCTCCTCCTTGTACTCCTTCAGGCGCAGCACGAGCTCTTCGGCGGTGAGCTCACGCAGCTCGGATGCCTGTGCGGCTCCGCTGGCCATCAGAACTCACCTTCCCGGGTCACGATGCGGCACTTCATGGGGAGCTTGTGGATCGCGCGGCGGAGCGCCTCACGGGCGGTCTCCTCGTTCGGGAAGCTGATCTCGAACATCACGCGGCCCGGCTTCACGTTGGCGATCCACCACTCCGGCGAGCCCTTACCGGAACCCATCCGGGTCTCCGCGGGCTTCTTGGTCAGCGGGCGGTCCGGGTAGATCGTCGTCCACACCTTGCCGCCACGCTTGATGTGACGGGTCATGGCGATACGAGCGGACTCGATCTGCCGGTTCGTCACGTAGCTGTGCTCGAGCGCCTGGATGCCGAACTCGCCGAAGCTGACCTTGGTACCGCCCTTGGCGGCGCCGTGGCGCTTCGGGGAGTGCTGCTTCCGGTGCTTGACCTTGCGCGGGATGAGCACGTCTCAGCCCTCCGTCTTTTCAGCGGTCTCGGCGGCCGGGGCCGCCTCGGTCGCGGTGTCGCTCTTGGCGGCGGCCGCCGCACGCCCGGCCTCGGTCGAGGTCGGGGTCGTGCCCGACGCGCCGGAACGACGCGGGCGGGACGGGCGGTCACCACGGTCGCGGCGCGGGGCCCGCTCGGCTGCCGCGGCGGCGTCGCGCGCCTCGCGGGCCTTGAGGCCACCGACCAGCTCACCCTTGTAGATCCACACCTTCACGCCGATGCGGCCGAACGTCGTCTTGGCCTCGAAGAAGCCGTAGTCGATGTCGGCACGCAGCGTGTGCAGCGGGACCCGGCCGTCGCGGTAGTGCTCGGAGCGGGACATCTCGGCACCGCCGAGACGACCG
This Amycolatopsis sulphurea DNA region includes the following protein-coding sequences:
- the rpsQ gene encoding 30S ribosomal protein S17; the encoded protein is MSEPTTEKVVRNYRKVREGYVVSDKMDKTIVVELEDRKKHPRYAKVLRSTTKVKVHDENNEAGVGDRVSLMETRPLSATKRWRLVQVVEKAK
- the rplX gene encoding 50S ribosomal protein L24; translation: MKVKKGDTVVVIAGKDKGAKGKVIQAYPERERVLVEGVNRIKKHTRISQTQRGAQSGGIVTQEAPIHVSNVMVVDSDGKPTRVGYRIGEDGKKVRVSRRNGKDI
- a CDS encoding type Z 30S ribosomal protein S14; translated protein: MAKKALISKAARKPKFAVRGYTRCNRCGRPHSVFRKFGLCRICLREMAHAGELPGVRKSSW
- the rplN gene encoding 50S ribosomal protein L14, whose product is MIQQESRLRVADNTGAKEILCIRVLGGSGRRYAGIGDIIVATVKDAIPAAGVKKGDVVKAVIVRTVKERRRADGSYIRFDENAAVLIKNDNEPRGTRIFGPVGRELRDRKFMKIISLAPEVL
- the rpmC gene encoding 50S ribosomal protein L29, which translates into the protein MASGAAQASELRELTAEELVLRLKEYKEELFNLRFQMATGQLDNNRRLRTVRSDIARIYTVMRERELGLSVAPDTESEGAA
- the rpsH gene encoding 30S ribosomal protein S8 → MTMTDPIADFLTRLRNANSAYHDEVVLPHSKIKANIAEILKREGYIASYRDEPGEKHKNLVVELKYGPNRERSIAGLRRVSKPGLRVYAKSTELPSVLGGLGVAIISTSGGLQTDRQAKRNNVGGEVLAYVW
- the rplE gene encoding 50S ribosomal protein L5, producing the protein MTTAEKIVPRLKTRYREEIKGELQKEFAIPNVHQIPGVVKVVVNMGVGDAARDSKLIEGAVRDLSLITGQKPEVRKARKSIAQFKLREGQPIGARVTLRGDRMWEFLDRLLTIALPRIRDFRGLSAKQFDGNGNYTFGLNEQSMFHEINPDDIDRPRGMDVTVVTTATTDDEGRALLRKLGFPFKEN
- the rplP gene encoding 50S ribosomal protein L16; translation: MLIPRKVKHRKQHSPKRHGAAKGGTKVSFGEFGIQALEHSYVTNRQIESARIAMTRHIKRGGKVWTTIYPDRPLTKKPAETRMGSGKGSPEWWIANVKPGRVMFEISFPNEETAREALRRAIHKLPMKCRIVTREGEF